The Phragmites australis chromosome 13, lpPhrAust1.1, whole genome shotgun sequence DNA window GACCCTGTCTCGTCAGCTGTGCGGTGCTGCGCCGGCCCGCAAGACCCCattcgtagcatttaatgctacgggacgggacagtACCCAACTGCGCCATGATTTTGTTCATTGGATGGAGTGCTTGGAGAAGGAAAACATTTGAGTAGATagcaataaatacgattagatgAGTTAGGTAAGGACCGGTCCCGCGATCGGGTTGGTCGTAGGATCTCATAATATCGCAAGGATGTTGCTCGCGCAAGCCTTGTGTTGGTCATGCGAGTTTGGACCTGGTCGCGCGATGGGTCAGTGTTTAGAAAATATCCTCTGTCGGTCGTCATACCCCTCATAAGGCCTGTTAGTTAGGACGTctccttactcaatactccgacatGTCACATGAACTGGCTAGCTAATTAGGGACCAAACCTTAGTAATTAGTTCTTCAAGTTTTTAGTTTTTGGATCAACAAAAACGTTCCGGGTTCtatttttatcttttgttgttatcCTTTTTGGGTCATTATGCTATCAAATGTAGTGTGAAGTGTGGTGATGCTTGGGCAAATTTCATGGCCATAGCTGGCATAATTTAAGGAGATAGTTGATGCATTGTTGTTTCAAGTAAGTAAATCATTGTGTTCACATGTGCGCATTTTTAATTGTATGATCGATGTTGACACAGCTAGATATTTTCCCTTTTCGAAATGGCGTGAAGCTAAATATGATCtgaagtttttccttgttgccgtcaTGTAGAATTCGTTTTTTTGTCCATAAGTCCTCTTATTGATGCATTGACTAACCATTTCTGCAAGTGGAAGGAATTGGCTTCAGTGGTGGACCGCTCAATAAATCCGGAATTTTAATTTCGTTGAATCCATCAACTCATTGTGATGTATTTTCACCCCAATAGTTTGATTCACAGAGATTTGATTGGTGTGGGATATTTTTCAGTGCCATGGTTTGATTCTGTTGTAGTGAAGAGATGAAGTTGACTTTAATTGTTCTGTGTTTTACTAGATTTTCTGCATAGCACTTTAGTAGTTTAGTTCTACAGGGGCTTTAATTAGATTTTAGAGCTCCAGAAGGGATAGCTGAACCAGGTAAAACTACAGGCTATCATAATTAGTGGCAGAAAAAAAACTATGGTTATTGATGCTCTGTAGCACTATAACAGATTATGAATGTATGCCACCTATACTCAATCATGCTATAATCGAGGAGGTTTGTCAAAGAAATGATTGAATATGGACAGAAGCTGCATGATTACCCAGAACCAATGTTGATGTATAGGTAGCCATACTTTAATAGGAAGTGATTGTTGGTTTCTCATTTCTAAGGTATGATGAGTTATACTCATTGGAGATAGAATTGTGCATGTTGTTGGATggattctagtttttttagatgaaggtTGAATGTTattatttttggagaaatattgTAAACCACCAGTTGTCATGAAATAGCCTTCACTATTGGAGAAATGTTGTATTTCTCATGCTGTCAAAACCTGTAGAAACGACGAGCAATAGGAGCTGGCACCATAACCGAATACCAACTGCATATTACAGAAAGATGGGAGTGGTATTACTTGGTAGCGGTACTGTAACTGTGTTAGCACTTGGCAGCGCAATTCAGTGACAGCACTTGGCAGCATTTAGTCTCTAGATAGTTGATGCTTGAGCTATGGCTTCCTACCCTTAAGCACCAGTGGGTCCTTCGAATCTGGTTGATTCAGTGGCTGGCACTTAAGCCACTTGGTCGCGTGCATTTGGTGGTGCTGTGTGCCTAGATGACACTTCAAAGGTGCTAGTAAGCTTGGTAGTGGCATTCAGTGGGTGCTTGTGACCACTAGAGCTTAGCACTGGAGAGAGGAGATCTGAAGTAGCTTGATGCATGCATTTTCTCATTAGGGTAGTGCATTGACACCGTAAAAACATAGCGGATAAGAAAACATTGAAGTCTGTGCGTCCTTACTATGCTACTGTGCATTTATCTGATCTTTTATGCATATGTGTTGCTGTTTTCTGACCCTGAACATCTAAAAATGCCAGCTTTTGCACATGTTGTGCTGCATAATGTTTCCATACATGCAGAGGCAGAAATTAGACATACTATCTGTTTTTCTAAGTAAGCTGGAAATTCCTAGTCAACTCTTGATATTGCTGAAGTTCAGAGTTCACTAAAATTTTCACCCAAACTCCACAAACATTACCATCTTATATCCTAGTATCCTACTGTAAAAATATCAGACAATAACATaactcttttttaaaaaaactgtgccctgttttttttattaacaaCACTATGAAATTTGGGACGATTTAAAACTTGATTCTTTCTACTTGTTTCTGGGCTAGTAAATCAGGTAGGCAATCCGTATACATGCATAATTTGCCTTTGTATCTTGAATATCTTATTGGATGCTTGCAGTTGTGGATAGCTTTGTGTATTGGCACAAACAGCAGTGCATGGTTGGGCACTGCTGCTCTTGTGACGAACATGAGGAACTTCCCTCTCAGCCGAGGCACTGTTGCGGGTCTCATCAAGGGTTATGTTGCTGTTAGTGCTGCTGTCTACACGGAAGCATTTAATGGAATGCTTGGGAATTCACCCACAAATCTTTTGCTATTGCTTGCTTTGGGGATCCCGACTGCATGCATTCTGGTGATGTATTTTGTTAGGCCTTGCACTCCATCACTGGATGAAGACAACACAACAGAACACGGCCATTTCATCTACACACAAATCTCAAGTGTGGTTCTCGGTGTGTACCTTATGGTAGCTACAATACTTGGTGATACTTTAAAACTAAGTGAGGCTGTCACCTACCTTTTGTTTGGTATAATGATACTTTTACTCCTTGCTCCACTTGCTATACCAATAAAGATGACAATTTATCCAAGCAAACAGACAAAGGAAAAGCCCAGCACTCTTGCTCCATCATATTCGACTGATAGTTTGTCTGGTCCGGATCCAGAGAATTCAGAACCTCTTCTGGGCAGTGCCTCAACAACACTTGTTACAGGCACCAATGAATCCGATGAGAGTACTGATTTGGAGCTATTGTTGGCAGAGGGTGAGGGAGCAGtgaatttgaaaaagaaaagagggccgAGAAGGGGGGATGATTTCACATTCCGCGAAGCATTAGTGAAAGCAGACTTCTGGCTACTGTTTGTTGTCTACTTTTGTGGAGTTGGCACAGGAGTCACTGTTCTAAACAACCTTGCTCAGATTGGAATGGCTGCTGGTGCTAATGACACAACTATTCTGTTATGTCTCTTTGGTTTCTGCAATTTTGCTGGCCGTATCCTGGGTGGATCTGTCTCTGAATATTTCGTACGGTAAGCTCCGTCTAACTAGTTTGCAACagctttgtttatatcataacATCAGTGCATAACGGAGACCGTGTACCAGTACCAGCTAATTTAAGCTGGAGGGCTGACGCAGTAAAGGTTTCTGTCCTTACTGTGGTGTACCAAGATTACTCCATGTCAAACCACTATTACTCGATCATTTCTGCTGTTCTGCTAAGTGCTAACTCCTAGCAGGCCGCTAGGACATACTGGATATCGATCTTTTTTAACACTCCATTCACAATTAtatggatcttttttttttgttagaaaaGATGTATAAAAGTAATGAGCTGCTACTTCTGGAAAAGAATTACTGATAAGACCTGATTTTGTAGGTCAAGAATGCTCCCTCGTCCTTTTTGGATGATGTGCACACAAATAATTATGGTGATAACTTTCCTGCTCTTCGCGACTGGTCTTCATAGCTTGATTTATGTTTCAACTACACTCCTGGGGATATGCTACGGGGTCCAATTCGCCGTCATGATACCAACAGTCTCAGAGCTTTTCGGGCTGAAGGATTTTGGGTTGATGTACAACTTCATGCTGTTGGTGAATCCGGTTGGTGCACTCTTTTTCTCAGCTCTTCTTGCTGGCTATATCTACGATAAGGAGGCAGCGAGGCAGCACCCAGG harbors:
- the LOC133889754 gene encoding protein NUCLEAR FUSION DEFECTIVE 4-like gives rise to the protein MAGGGGERNGVVGRVKGGSRPPWIGLAAAVWVQVAAGSAYVFPLYSHAVKEALGYNQQALTLLGVGNDVGENVGLLPGVLANCLPPWLILVIGSACAFFGFGTLWLAVTKTLVMPYWVLWIALCIGTNSSAWLGTAALVTNMRNFPLSRGTVAGLIKGYVAVSAAVYTEAFNGMLGNSPTNLLLLLALGIPTACILVMYFVRPCTPSLDEDNTTEHGHFIYTQISSVVLGVYLMVATILGDTLKLSEAVTYLLFGIMILLLLAPLAIPIKMTIYPSKQTKEKPSTLAPSYSTDSLSGPDPENSEPLLGSASTTLVTGTNESDESTDLELLLAEGEGAVNLKKKRGPRRGDDFTFREALVKADFWLLFVVYFCGVGTGVTVLNNLAQIGMAAGANDTTILLCLFGFCNFAGRILGGSVSEYFVRSRMLPRPFWMMCTQIIMVITFLLFATGLHSLIYVSTTLLGICYGVQFAVMIPTVSELFGLKDFGLMYNFMLLVNPVGALFFSALLAGYIYDKEAARQHPGVLEPSNCYGPDCFRLTFYVCAIVCCCGTLVSVLFIARIKPVYQMLYASGSFRHPRSQQQLH